One genomic segment of Hordeum vulgare subsp. vulgare chromosome 2H, MorexV3_pseudomolecules_assembly, whole genome shotgun sequence includes these proteins:
- the LOC123424921 gene encoding ankyrin repeat domain-containing protein 2A has translation MGVESAQPTPAATAEQAQDLIDSARYDELEDVVALFSAGVPLDSADSQGRTALHMASANGHLAVVEYLIQNGANVNSTNLEKNTPLHWACLNGHIEVIKALICAGAMVSALNSHEKTPMDEAVTLGKMEVIDAIGAAVAQAELDGVTVS, from the exons ATGGGCGTCGAATCTGCGCAGCCAacccccgccgccaccgccgaGCAGGCCCAGGATCTTATCGAC TCCGCGAGGTACGACGAGCTGGAAGACGTCGTCGCCCTCTTCTCCGCCGGTGTTCCCCTGGACTCCGCAGATTCGCAAGGCCGGACGG CTCTTCATATGGCTTCTGCCAATGGGCATCTTGCTGTGGTGGAGTACTTGATTCAAAATGGTGCG AATGTTAACTCTACAAACTTGGAGAAGAACACGCCTCTTCACTGGGCATGCCTCAATGGACATATAGAG GTAATCAAGGCTTTGATATGTGCTGGGGCTATGGTAAGTGCACTGAACAG CCATGAGAAAACCCCTATGGATGAGGCAGTGACCCTTGGAAAGATGGAGGTGATCGATGCAATCGGTGCAGCAGTAGCTCAAGCAGAGCTCGATGGTGTTACTGTGTCCTAA